The proteins below are encoded in one region of Brassica napus cultivar Da-Ae chromosome A6, Da-Ae, whole genome shotgun sequence:
- the LOC106346229 gene encoding TRAF-type zinc finger domain-containing protein 1-like isoform X2 has translation MATETGEITIVCNHCDRDIPAPNIDLHRVHCARNLEKCKICGDMVPKKHAEEHFSNTHAPVPCLMCKETIDREVFNSHTEEICPKRMVTCEFCEFPLPALDLPEHQEVCGNRTELCYQCNSYVRLRETYNHETKCPGSVLNNVESSRVPRAAEGDGNGRRRRDNGVSNKRLFFTIAITGIAVLIGSLFFQRKPEGS, from the exons ATGGCCACTGAGACTGGAGAAATCACCATCGTATGCAACCACTG TGACAGAGACATTCCAGCTCCAAATATCGATCTGCATCGTGTACATTGTGCTCGGAATCTAGAAAAATGCAAGATTTGTGGTGATATGGTTCCCAAAAAGCATGCTGAGGAACACTTCTCCAACACACATGCTCCG GTACCATGCTTGATGTGCAAAGAAACCATAGACCGTGAGGTTTTTAATAGTCATACAGAAGAAATCTGCCCCAAGAGGATGGTAACGTGTGAGTTCTGCGAGTTTCCATTGCCTGCACTTGATCTTCCCGAGCATCAG GAAGTATGTGGCAACCGCACGGAACTCTGTTATCAATGCAACAGCTATGTTAGATTGCGTGAAACATATAACCATGAAACCAAGTGCCCTGGTTCTGTGCTCAACAATGTTGAATCATCCAG GGTCCCAAgagcagcagagggagatggaAACGGCAGGAGGAGAAGAGACAATGGTGTTTCTAACAAAAGGCTGTTCTTCACGATAGCAATAACTGGAATAGCTGTCTTGATAGGATCGCTCTTCTTCCAGAGGAAGCCTGAGGGGAGCTAA
- the LOC106346231 gene encoding pentatricopeptide repeat-containing protein At1g09900, with translation MDLMVSTSSVQEGFSLIQQFHREHKPNSKLDVLGRTSRNINSRLSLGSRKRNRLVLASAASGLNGRAQKFETLASGVNGNGHYSSANSSFALEDAESNNHLRQLVRTGELEEGFKFLENMVYHGNVPDIIPCTTLIRGFCRMGKTKKAAKILEILEGSGAVPDVITYNVMISGYCRAGEINSALSLLDRMSVSPDVVTYNTILRSLCDSGKLKQAMEVLDRQLKRDCYPDVITYTILIEATCRESGVGEAMKLLDEMRVKGCTPDVVTYNVLVNGICKEGRLDEAIKFLNDMPSYGCQPNVITHNIILRSMCSTGRWMDAEKLLADMLRKGFSPSVVTFNILINFLCRKGLLGRAIDILEKMPKHGCQPNSLSYNPLLHGFCKEKKMDRAIEYLERMVSRGCYPDIVTYNTMLTALCKDGKVEDAVEILNQLSSKGCSPVLITYNTVIDGLAKAGKTGKAIKLLDEMRAKDLRPDTITYSSLVGGLSREGKVDEAIKFFHEFERMGVRPNAVTFNSIMLGLCKTRQTDRAIDFLVYMINRGCKPTETSYTILIEGIAYEGMAKEALELLNELCNKGLMKRSSAEQVAGKCSSK, from the coding sequence ATGGATTTGATGGTCTCCACAAGCAGCGTACAAGAAGGCTTCTCCTTGATTCAACAATTCCATCGCGAGCATAAACCAAACAGCAAGCTTGATGTCCTCGGTCGTACCTCTCGTAACATTAACTCCAGACTCTCTCTCGGGTCACGAAAAAGGAACCGACTTGTTCTCGCCTCCGCAGCCTCTGGTCTCAACGGCAGAGCTCAAAAGTTCGAAACTTTAGCTTCTGGGGTTAACGGTAACGGCCACTACAGCTCCGCTAACTCCTCTTTCGCCTTGGAAGACGCAGAGAGCAACAACCATTTGCGTCAGCTCGTCAGAACCGGCGAGCTCGAGGAAGGGTTCAAGTTCCTCGAGAACATGGTCTACCACGGGAACGTCCCCGACATCATCCCTTGCACGACGCTGATCCGCGGCTTCTGCAGGATGGGGAAGACCAAGAAAGCTGCTAAGATCCTGGAGATTCTTGAAGGCTCTGGTGCTGTCCCCGATGTGATAACTTACAACGTGATGATTAGTGGATACTGCAGAGCCGGGGAGATCAACAGCGCCTTGTCTCTTCTCGATAGGATGAGTGTTTCTCCCGATGTAGTCACTTACAACACCATCTTGCGTTCTCTTTGCGATAGCGGGAAGCTGAAGCAAGCCATGGAGGTTCTCGACAGGCAGCTGAAGAGAGATTGTTATCCTGATGTGATTACTTATACTATATTGATCGAAGCAACTTGCAGAGAGAGCGGTGTGGGAGAGGCGATGAAGCTTTTGGATGAGATGAGGGTTAAAGGGTGTACCCCTGACGTTGTGACTTATAATGTTTTGGTGAATGGGATTTGTAAAGAAGGGAGATTAGATGAAGCGATTAAGTTCTTGAACGATATGCCGTCTTATGGTTGCCAGCCGAATGTGATTACGCATAACATTATCCTGAGGAGTATGTGCAGCACGGGGAGGTGGATGGATGCTGAGAAGCTTCTTGCTGATATGCTGCGTAAAGGCTTTTCGCCGAGTGTTGTCACTTTCAACATCTTGATTAACTTCTTGTGCAGGAAAGGCTTGCTTGGGAGGGCGATTGATATCTTGGAGAAGATGCCTAAGCATGGATGCCAGCCTAACTCCTTGAGCTACAACCCGCTGCTCCACGGGTTCtgcaaggagaagaagatggataGGGCGATTGAGTATCTGGAGAGGATGGTCTCTCGTGGCTGTTACCCGGACATTGTGACTTACAACACTATGTTAACGGCTTTGTGTAAAGATGGGAAGGTTGAAGATGCCGTTGAGATACTTAACCAGCTTAGTAGCAAGGGTTGTTCGCCTGTGCTGATCACTTATAATACTGTTATTGATGGGCTTGCGAAAGCTGGGAAGACGGGGAAGGCGATAAAGCTGCTGGACGAGATGCGTGCGAAGGATCTGAGGCCTGATACCATCACCTACTCCTCTCTTGTTGGGGGGTTGAGCAGGGAAGGGAAAGTAGATGAGGCTATCAAGTTTTTCCATGAGTTTGAGCGGATGGGCGTTAGGCCGAACGCGGTTACCTTTAACTCTATAATGCTGGGGCTATGCAAGACGAGGCAGACGGACCGGGCCATTGATTTCTTGGTTTATATGATCAACAGAGGGTGTAAACCGACTGAGACATCGTACACTATTCTGATAGAAGGCATAGCTTATGAAGGTATGGCGAAGGAAGCTCTTGAGCTGCTCAATGAGCTTTGTAACAAGGGGCTCATGAAGAGAAGCTCAGCAGAGCAAGTCGCAGGGAAATGTAGCAGTAAGTAA
- the LOC106351173 gene encoding phosphoglycerate mutase-like protein 1 isoform X3, producing MELCGVQTLRRSSPNFKTLHLVRHAQGIHNVEIEKGELTALSGKLFDAHLSLTGIQQVSDMRKEISKSGLLNTVQLVITSPLRRAMQTSVGIFRGQEDMNQSDIFPKVNNSPPIVALEICRERMIESDEDAEWQAEEREDMEEVSARGLHFLKWLWERPEKDIAVVSHGIFLQQTLRALHEKVGTPVEENHLKRFANCELRSIRLEKSDMEAYTLTPYNSRKYVTPPSTSIHTFE from the exons GTGAGACATGCACAAGGAATCCACAACGTAGAAATAGAGAAAGGAGAATTGACTGCTTTATCTGGCAAGCTGTTTGATGCCCATCTCTCTCTAACGGGTATTCAACAG GTTTCTGACATGAGGAAAGAAATCAGTAAATCAGGATTACTAAACACTGTCCAGTTAGTGATTACCTCTCCACTGCGCAG GGCAATGCAAACTTCAGTTGGAATATTTAGGGGACAAGAAGATATGAATCAATCCGATATCTTTCCAAAAGTTAACAACTCCCCTCCAATTGTAGCACTTGAGATTTGTAGAGAACGCATG atAGAGAGTGATGaagatgctgaatggcaagcAGAGGAGAGGGAAGACATGGAAGAGGTTTCTGCTAGAGGCCTTCACTTTCTCAAATG gTTATGGGAGAGGCCGGAGAAAGACATTGCAGTTGTTAGCCATGGGATATTTTTGCAACAAACACTACGTGCGCTGCATGAAAAAGTTGGCACACCTGTTGAAGAAAATCATCTTAAAAG gttTGCCAACTGTGAACTACGGTCAATTCGGCTCGAGAAGAG TGACATGGAAGCATATACACTAACGCCTTACAATAGTAGAAAATACGTTACTCCACCTTCAACCTCCATTCACACGTTTGAATAG
- the LOC106351173 gene encoding phosphoglycerate mutase-like protein 1 isoform X4, producing MELCGVQTLRRSSPNFKTLHLVRHAQGIHNVEIEKGELTALSGKLFDAHLSLTGIQQVSDMRKEISKSGLLNTVQLVITSPLRRAMQTSVGIFRGQEDMNQSDIFPKVNNSPPIVALEICRERMIESDEDAEWQAEEREDMEEVSARGLHFLKWLWERPEKDIAVVSHGIFLQQTLRALHEKVGTPVEENHLKRFANCELRSIRLEKSAVTWKHIH from the exons GTGAGACATGCACAAGGAATCCACAACGTAGAAATAGAGAAAGGAGAATTGACTGCTTTATCTGGCAAGCTGTTTGATGCCCATCTCTCTCTAACGGGTATTCAACAG GTTTCTGACATGAGGAAAGAAATCAGTAAATCAGGATTACTAAACACTGTCCAGTTAGTGATTACCTCTCCACTGCGCAG GGCAATGCAAACTTCAGTTGGAATATTTAGGGGACAAGAAGATATGAATCAATCCGATATCTTTCCAAAAGTTAACAACTCCCCTCCAATTGTAGCACTTGAGATTTGTAGAGAACGCATG atAGAGAGTGATGaagatgctgaatggcaagcAGAGGAGAGGGAAGACATGGAAGAGGTTTCTGCTAGAGGCCTTCACTTTCTCAAATG gTTATGGGAGAGGCCGGAGAAAGACATTGCAGTTGTTAGCCATGGGATATTTTTGCAACAAACACTACGTGCGCTGCATGAAAAAGTTGGCACACCTGTTGAAGAAAATCATCTTAAAAG gttTGCCAACTGTGAACTACGGTCAATTCGGCTCGAGAAGAG TGCAGTGACATGGAAGCATATACACTAA
- the LOC106351173 gene encoding phosphoglycerate mutase-like protein 1 isoform X2, with amino-acid sequence MELCGVQTLRRSSPNFKTLHLVRHAQGIHNVEIEKGELTALSGKLFDAHLSLTGIQQVSDMRKEISKSGLLNTVQLVITSPLRRAMQTSVGIFRGQEDMNQSDIFPKVNNSPPIVALEICRERMGLYPCDKRESISTYRTYFSEIDFTMIESDEDAEWQAEEREDMEEVSARGLHFLKWLWERPEKDIAVVSHGIFLQQTLRALHEKVGTPVEENHLKRFANCELRSIRLEKSAVTWKHIH; translated from the exons GTGAGACATGCACAAGGAATCCACAACGTAGAAATAGAGAAAGGAGAATTGACTGCTTTATCTGGCAAGCTGTTTGATGCCCATCTCTCTCTAACGGGTATTCAACAG GTTTCTGACATGAGGAAAGAAATCAGTAAATCAGGATTACTAAACACTGTCCAGTTAGTGATTACCTCTCCACTGCGCAG GGCAATGCAAACTTCAGTTGGAATATTTAGGGGACAAGAAGATATGAATCAATCCGATATCTTTCCAAAAGTTAACAACTCCCCTCCAATTGTAGCACTTGAGATTTGTAGAGAACGCATG GGATTATATCCGTGTGATAAAAGAGAAAGTATAAGTACCTATCGCACTTATTTCTCAGAGATCGACTTTACAATG atAGAGAGTGATGaagatgctgaatggcaagcAGAGGAGAGGGAAGACATGGAAGAGGTTTCTGCTAGAGGCCTTCACTTTCTCAAATG gTTATGGGAGAGGCCGGAGAAAGACATTGCAGTTGTTAGCCATGGGATATTTTTGCAACAAACACTACGTGCGCTGCATGAAAAAGTTGGCACACCTGTTGAAGAAAATCATCTTAAAAG gttTGCCAACTGTGAACTACGGTCAATTCGGCTCGAGAAGAG TGCAGTGACATGGAAGCATATACACTAA
- the LOC106346229 gene encoding TRAF-type zinc finger domain-containing protein 1-like isoform X1, whose product MATETGEITIVCNHCDRDIPAPNIDLHRVHCARNLEKCKICGDMVPKKHAEEHFSNTHAPVPCLMCKETIDREVFNSHTEEICPKRMVTCEFCEFPLPALDLPEHQEVCGNRTELCYQCNSYVRLRETYNHETKCPGSVLNNVESSRRVPRAAEGDGNGRRRRDNGVSNKRLFFTIAITGIAVLIGSLFFQRKPEGS is encoded by the exons ATGGCCACTGAGACTGGAGAAATCACCATCGTATGCAACCACTG TGACAGAGACATTCCAGCTCCAAATATCGATCTGCATCGTGTACATTGTGCTCGGAATCTAGAAAAATGCAAGATTTGTGGTGATATGGTTCCCAAAAAGCATGCTGAGGAACACTTCTCCAACACACATGCTCCG GTACCATGCTTGATGTGCAAAGAAACCATAGACCGTGAGGTTTTTAATAGTCATACAGAAGAAATCTGCCCCAAGAGGATGGTAACGTGTGAGTTCTGCGAGTTTCCATTGCCTGCACTTGATCTTCCCGAGCATCAG GAAGTATGTGGCAACCGCACGGAACTCTGTTATCAATGCAACAGCTATGTTAGATTGCGTGAAACATATAACCATGAAACCAAGTGCCCTGGTTCTGTGCTCAACAATGTTGAATCATCCAG AAGGGTCCCAAgagcagcagagggagatggaAACGGCAGGAGGAGAAGAGACAATGGTGTTTCTAACAAAAGGCTGTTCTTCACGATAGCAATAACTGGAATAGCTGTCTTGATAGGATCGCTCTTCTTCCAGAGGAAGCCTGAGGGGAGCTAA
- the LOC106346230 gene encoding rhamnogalacturonate lyase B-like: MKKLADRLLHRLTNHETASNADHHWTGEGTSSLRHRQDRRMPLQGVRLHISDRYVVMDNGILQVTLSNPGGIITGINYNGVDNVLEVRNKETNRGYWDLHWNEPGGKGIFDVISGESFRVIVESEEQVEISFLRTWNPSLEGKYIPLNIDKRFIMLRGSSGVYSYGIYEHLKEWPGFELGETRIAFKLRKDKFHYMAVADDRKRIMPFPDDLCKGRCQTLDYQEASLLTAPCDPHLQGEVDDKYQYSCENKDLRVHGWISFDPPVGFWQITPSNEFRSGGPLKQNLTSHVGPTTLAVFHSTHYAGKTMMPRFECGEPWKKVYGPVFIYLNSTANRDESLFLWDDAKIKMMAEVERWPYSFVASEDYPKSEERGTARGRLLVCDRFVSNDLISAQGAYVGLAPPGDAGSWQIECKGYQFWAITDEAGYFSIDNVRPGEYNLYAWVPGFIGDYHNNIVVSVTSGCKIEMGDIVYEPPRDGPTLWEIGIPDRKASEFFIPDPDPTLVNRVLVHPQDRFRQYGLWKRYTDLYPNDDLVYTIGVSDYRRDWFFAHVPRKKGDVYEGTTWQIRFKLENVDQKANYKLRVAIASATLAELQVRVNDADATRPLFTTGLIGRDNSIARHGVHGVYMLYTVNIPGNRFVQGDNTIFLKQPRCNGPFQGIMYDYIRLEGSP; this comes from the exons ATGAAGAAACTCGCTGATCGGCTCTTGCATCGTTTAACCAACCATGAAACCGCTTCCAACGCCGACCACCACT GGACAGGTGAAGGTACAAGTAGTCTTAGACATAGACAGGATCGCAGGATGCCTCTTCAAGGTGTCCGGCTTCATATCAGTGACCGTTAT GTTGTGATGGACAATGGAATCCTCCAAGTTACACTTTCGAATCCAGGTGGTATCATCACCGGGATAAATTATAACGGTGTTGACAATGTGCTCGAAGTTCGTAACAAGGAGACCAATAGAGG GTACTGGGACCTGCACTGGAATGAACCAGGAGGCAAGGGAATATTTGATGT CATCAGTGGAGAGAGTTTCAGGGTGATAGTTGAGTCTGAAGAGCAGGTCGAGATCTCATTTCTAAGAACATGGAATCCATCCCTTGAGGGGAAGTACATTCCCTTGAATATCGACAAAAG GTTTATAATGCTCCGTGGCTCTTCTGGAGTTTACTCATACGGCATTTATGAACACCTTAAAGAGTGGCCTGGGTTTGAACTTGGGGAAACAAGAATCGCCTTCAAGCTcagaaaagacaa ATTCCATTACATGGCGGTGGCAGATGACAGGAAAAGGATAATGCCTTTTCCAGATGATCTATGCAAAGGAAGATGCCAAACTCTAGATTACCAGGAAGCTTCCTTGCTCACTGCTCCGTGTGATCCACACCTACAAGGCGAA GTAGATGACAAGTATCAATACTCATGTGAGAATAAGGATCTGAGAGTACATGGATGGATATCCTTTGATCCGCCAGTAGGTTTCTGGCAAATTACGCCCAGTAATGAGTTTCGATCTGGTGGACCACTCAAACAAAACCTTACCTCACATGTTGGCCCAACCACTCTTGCA GTGTTTCATAGTACACACTATGCGGGAAAAACAATGATGCCTCGCTTTGAATGTGGTGAGCCTTGGAAGAAAGTCTATGGCCCTGTTTTCATTTACTTAAACTCCACAGCTAATAGAGATGAATCACTCTTCTTATGGGATGATGCTAAGATAAAG ATGATGGCTGAGGTTGAAAGGTGGCCTTATAGCTTTGTGGCTTCTGAGGACTATCCAAAGTCTGAAGAACGTGGCACGGCCCGTGGTAGATTACTTGTTTGCGATAG GTTCGTAAGCAATGATTTGATTTCAGCACAAGGTGCTTATGTGGGTCTGGCTCCACCTGGTGATGCTGGTTCCTGGCAAATAGAATGCAAG GGATACCAATTTTGGGCGATAACAGATGAGGCTGGCTACTTTTCCATAGACAATGTGCGTCCTGGCGAGTACAATCTCTATGCATGGGTCCCTGGCTTTATTGGAGATTATCATAACAACATTGTTGTTTCTGTGACTTCAG GGTGCAAGATTGAAATGGGTGATATCGTCTATGAACCTCCAAGAGATGGACCTACCTTGTGGGAGATCGGCATCCCTGACAGAAAAGCTTCGGAGTTCTTTATCCCAGATCCTGATCCCACACTTGTTAACAGAGTTTTAGTCCATCCTCAAGACAG GTTTAGGCAATATGGTTTGTGGAAGAGATACACAGATTTGTATCCAAATGATGACCTTGTTTACACTATTGGTGTAAGTGATTATCGTAGAGACTGGTTCTTTGCTCATGTTCCTAGGAAGAAAGGAGATGTGTATGAAGGAACAACTTGGCAGATTCGGTTTAAACTAGAAAACGTTGATCAAAAGGCGAATTACAAACTGCGTGTTGCAATAGCATCTGCAACCTTAGCAGAGTTGCAG GTGAGAGTCAATGATGCTGACGCAACACGTCCTCTGTTCACAACCGGACTTATAGGGAGAGACAACTCGATTGCAAGGCACGGTGTCCACGGGGTTTACATGCTGTATACCGTTAACATACCGGGAAACCGGTTTGTGCAAGGGGATAACACAATCTTCCTGAAACAGCCAAGATGCAATGGTCCCTTTCAAGGGATTATGTATGACTACATTCGTCTTGAAGGCTCTCCTTAA
- the LOC106351173 gene encoding phosphoglycerate mutase-like protein 1 isoform X1 has protein sequence MELCGVQTLRRSSPNFKTLHLVRHAQGIHNVEIEKGELTALSGKLFDAHLSLTGIQQVSDMRKEISKSGLLNTVQLVITSPLRRAMQTSVGIFRGQEDMNQSDIFPKVNNSPPIVALEICRERMGLYPCDKRESISTYRTYFSEIDFTMIESDEDAEWQAEEREDMEEVSARGLHFLKWLWERPEKDIAVVSHGIFLQQTLRALHEKVGTPVEENHLKRFANCELRSIRLEKSDMEAYTLTPYNSRKYVTPPSTSIHTFE, from the exons GTGAGACATGCACAAGGAATCCACAACGTAGAAATAGAGAAAGGAGAATTGACTGCTTTATCTGGCAAGCTGTTTGATGCCCATCTCTCTCTAACGGGTATTCAACAG GTTTCTGACATGAGGAAAGAAATCAGTAAATCAGGATTACTAAACACTGTCCAGTTAGTGATTACCTCTCCACTGCGCAG GGCAATGCAAACTTCAGTTGGAATATTTAGGGGACAAGAAGATATGAATCAATCCGATATCTTTCCAAAAGTTAACAACTCCCCTCCAATTGTAGCACTTGAGATTTGTAGAGAACGCATG GGATTATATCCGTGTGATAAAAGAGAAAGTATAAGTACCTATCGCACTTATTTCTCAGAGATCGACTTTACAATG atAGAGAGTGATGaagatgctgaatggcaagcAGAGGAGAGGGAAGACATGGAAGAGGTTTCTGCTAGAGGCCTTCACTTTCTCAAATG gTTATGGGAGAGGCCGGAGAAAGACATTGCAGTTGTTAGCCATGGGATATTTTTGCAACAAACACTACGTGCGCTGCATGAAAAAGTTGGCACACCTGTTGAAGAAAATCATCTTAAAAG gttTGCCAACTGTGAACTACGGTCAATTCGGCTCGAGAAGAG TGACATGGAAGCATATACACTAACGCCTTACAATAGTAGAAAATACGTTACTCCACCTTCAACCTCCATTCACACGTTTGAATAG